A window of Cucurbita pepo subsp. pepo cultivar mu-cu-16 chromosome LG06, ASM280686v2, whole genome shotgun sequence contains these coding sequences:
- the LOC111796554 gene encoding probable beta-1,3-galactosyltransferase 13, with product MPSSPKLFHARHSSSSPFYSCRSSVLLLCSCLLFGISGFIFGLTSFFTPRLGYSCSNRVPTTVKVVWDRAAGSGGGTGGTGSDVKRYKVMGFVGIQTGFASAGRRRSLRKTWLPSDREGLQRLEEATGLAFRFIIGKTSDKAKMLELKKEVAEYDDFVLLDIEEEYSKLPYKTLAFFKAAYALYDSDFYVKADDDIYLRPDRLSLLLAKERSHPQTYIGCMKKGPVFTDPKLKWYEPLSPLLGNEYFFHAYGPIYILSADVVASLVALKNDSFRMFSNEDVTIGAWMLAMNVNHENEKALCEPDCTPTSIAVWDIPKCSGLCNPEKKLLELHNQESCTKSPTLASDDDS from the exons ATGCCTTCCTCGCCTAAGCTCTTTCACGCGCGCCACTCGTCCTCTTCTCCATTCTACTCTTGCAGATCATCGGTGCTCCTTCTCTGCTCTTGTCTCCTCTTTGGCATTTCCGGTTTCATCTTCGGACTGACCTCTTTTTTCACTCCTCGCCTCGGATATAGTTGTTCCAACCGTGTGCCGACGACTGTCAAAGTTGTTTGGGACAGAGCGGCCGGTTCTGGTGGTGGTACTGGAGGAACTGGTAGCGATGTGAAGCGCTATAAAGTGATGGGGTTTGTAGGGATCCAAACTGGGTTTGCATCTGCTGGTCGGCGGCGTTCTTTGAGGAAGACATGGTTGCCTTCTGATCGGGAAGGGCTTCAACG TTTGGAAGAAGCCACTGGCTTAGCTTTCAGGTTTATAATTGGAAAGACAAGCGACAAGGCGAAAATGTTGGAACTCAAAAAGGAGGTAGCAGAGTACGACGATTTTGTGCTATTGGATATTGAAGAAGAGTATAGTAAGCTACCTTATAAAAC GTTAGCATTCTTTAAAGCTGCATATGCACTATATGATTCTGATTTTTACGTCAAAGCTGATgatgatatatatttaaggCCAG ATCGCCTTTCACTTCTACTGGCTAAAGAACGCTCGCACCCTCAAACTTACATTGGCTGCATGAAAAAAGGCCCAGTTTTCACAGATCCTAAGTTGAAATG GTACGAGCCACTGTCTCCTTTGCTTGGGAATGAGTACTTTTTTCATGCCTATGGTCCAATATATATCCTTTCTGCGGACGTTGTTGCAAGCTTGGTTGCTCTTAAAAATGATAG TTTCCGGATGTTCAGCAATGAGGATGTAACAATAGGCGCTTGGATGCTCGCTATGAATGTTAATCACGAGAACGAAAAAGCACTCTGTGAACCGGACTGTACGCCAACATCTATTGCAGTATGGGATATTCCCAAGTGTTCAG GACTTTGTAATCCagaaaagaaattgttggAACTTCACAATCAAGAAAGCTGTACAAAGAGCCCTACTTTAGCGTCTGATGATGATTCATGA
- the LOC111797195 gene encoding TPR repeat-containing thioredoxin TTL1: MSHSGNPISDVRFHDLSDRFRDSVTCEVNKPDFRELDLGSPVSPLRTRHQIGGGPAVSSSSSSSGSVSGRNGQNPVAKRSDSGPNNHSGELSGSSESSPTAAESLRSIGTPRNFKSGHNRSDSASNHPLIYSGQSQSSVTSPSNVLPTGNICPSGRILKPSMPTTNRSSRTDVLGSGSGNYGHGSIMRGLGGAKPVAVESVSNVSSRGGGVGGGDSLKRAKQSGDPEELKRAGNEQYKKGHFAEALSLYDRAIAISPANPAYRSNRAAALTSLQRLGEAVSECEEAVRLDPNYTRAHQRLASLYRRLGQVENSRKHLCFPGVQSDPNELQRLQVVERHISRCGDARRVRDWRSVLKEADAAISGGADSSPQLFMCRVEALLKLHQIEDAESSLLNVPKLHPSNNSCLQTKFFGMLSEAYSHFIHAQISMALGRFENAVTAAEKAGQIDPRNVEVAMLLNNVRLVARARTRGNDLFKSERYTEACSAYGEGLKLNPSNSILYCNRAACWFKLGMWERSIEDCNHALLIQPTYMKALLRRAASNSKLERWEEAVRDYEVLRRELPDDNEVAESLFHAQVALKKSRGEEVHNLKFGGEVEEVSSLDQFRAAISFPGVTVVHFKAASDLQCKQISPFVDVLCRRHPSINFLKVNLEESPAIADTENVRIVPTFKIYKSGNRVKEIISPTRDVLEHSVRYYSL; the protein is encoded by the exons ATGTCGCATTCTGGGAATCCCATTTCGGATGTTCGGTTTCATGATCTTTCCGATCGGTTTCGAGATTCGGTTACTTGTGAAGTAAACAAACCGGATTTTCGTGAGCTAGATCTGGGTTCCCCTGTTTCGCCATTGCGTACTCGTCACCAGATTGGCGGCGGTCCTGCCGTGAGTAGCAGTTCCAGTTCGTCGGGATCGGTTTCTGGTCGGAATGGACAGAACCCAGTTGCGAAAAGATCCGATTCGGGTCCTAACAATCACTCCGGTGAACTCTCTGGGTCTAGCGAGAGCAGTCCGACCGCCGCGGAGAGTCTCCGATCTATTGGAACCCCTAGAAATTTCAAGTCGGGTCATAATAGATCCGATTCCGCTTCGAATCATCCTTTAATCTATTCGGGTCAGTCTCAAAGCTCTGTTACTTCTCCCTCCAATGTGCTACCCACTGGCAATATTTGCCCTTCTGGAAGGATCTTGAAGCCGAGTATGCCGACGACAAATCGGAGCTCGAGAACCGACGTTTTGGGTTCTGGGTCGGGAAATTACGGCCATGGAAGCATAATGCGGGGCCTCGGCGGTGCTAAACCCGTCGCCGTTGAATCGGTTAGTAATGTCAGTTCGAGAGGCGGCGGTGTTGGTGGTGGAGACTCGTTGAAGAGGGCGAAACAGAGTGGGGATCCGGAGGAGTTGAAAAGAGCTGGAAATGAGCAATACAAAAAGGGTCATTTTGCTGAGGCTTTGAGTCTTTATGATCGAGCCATTGCAATATCTCCGGCCAATCCAGCTTACCGGAGCAACCGAGCCGCTGCCTTAACCAGTCTCCAGCGGCTCGGCGAGGCGGTATCGGAGTGTGAGGAGGCTGTGAGATTGGATCCCAATTATACTCGAGCTCATCAACGTTTGGCATCTCTGTATCGTAG GTTAGGACAGGTAGAGAATTCTAGGAAACACCTTTGTTTTCCGGGCGTTCAGTCCGATCCCAATGAGCTGCAGAGATTGCAGGTAGTCGAGAGGCATATAAGTCGATGTGGGGATGCCCGTCGAGTTCGAGACTGGAGAAGTGTATTGAAGGAGGCAGATGCTGCAATTTCTGGTGGAGCTGATTCTTCACCTCAG CTGTTCATGTGTAGAGTAGAAGCTCTTTTAAAGCTTCATCAGATTGAAGATGCTGAATCTAGCCTACTTAACGTTCCGAAGTTACATCCATCAAACAACTCGTGTTTACAAACGAAGTTCTTCGGTATGCTTTCGGAAGCATACTCGCACTTCATTCATGCCCAAATTTCGATGGCGTTAGGAAG GTTTGAGAATGCAGTTACAGCTGCTGAGAAAGCTGGGCAGATCGATCCACGGAATGTAGAAGTGGCGATGCTGCTTAATAACGTGCGTTTGGTTGCAAGAGCTCGTACTCGAGGCAATGATCTGTTTAAATCAGAAAGGTATACTGAAGCTTGCTCAGCATATGGGGAAGGTCTTAAGCTCAATCCTTCGAACTCGATTCTTTACTGCAACCGAGCAGCCTGTTGGTTTAAACTCGGGATGTGGGAACGGTCTATCGAAGACTGTAATCATGCGTTACTTATTCAACCAACTTACATGAAAGCTCTCCTTCGAAGGGCTGCCTCGAATAGTAAG CTCGAAAGGTGggaggaggctgttcgagaTTATGAAGTTTTGAGAAGGGAGCTTCCAGATGACAATGAAGTTGCTGAATCTCTATTTCATGCTCAAGTTGCGTTAAAGAAATCTCGTGGGGAAGAAGTTCATAATCTGAAATTCGGTGGCGAAGTCGAGGAAGTATCGAGCCTAGATCAGTTCAGAGCTGCCATATCGTTCCCAG GGGTCACTGTGGTTCATTTCAAAGCAGCATCTGATCTACAATGCAAGCAAATATCACCATTCGTCGACGTCCTTTGTCGTCGACACCCTTCCATTAATTTCCTCAAG GTGAATCTGGAAGAAAGTCCAGCAATTGCAGATACCGAAAACGTAAGGATCGTACCAACATTCAAGATTTACAAAAGCGGGAATCGAGTTAAAGAGATCATATCTCCAACTCGAGACGTGTTGGAGCATTCAGTAAGGTATTATAGCTTATAG
- the LOC111797564 gene encoding protein LIGHT-DEPENDENT SHORT HYPOCOTYLS 10-like, with protein sequence MSTSKGNDVGEGSSSNSSSSSSLVAVIDDRNQTAVAPVNRYESQKRRDWYTFGQYLRNQRPPLAISQCNSSHVLDFLRYLDQFGKTKVHLNGCSFFGQPEPPGPCTCPLRQAWGSLDALIGRLRAAYEENGGSSDTNPFASGAIRVYLREVKDSQSKARGIPYKKKKKKKIPTHTHQPGA encoded by the exons ATGTCGACTAGTAAAGGCAACGATGTTGGTGAAGGATCGTCGTCAAATTCCTCTTCGTCTTCGTCTCTCGTTGCTGTTATCGACGATCGTAATCAAACAGCAGTAGCTCCTGTGAATCGGTACGAATCTCAAAAGAGGAGAGATTGGTACACGTTTGGACAATATTTGAGGAACCAAAGACCTCCATTGGCTATCTCCCAATGCAATTCAAGTCATGTTTTGGATTTCCTTCGATATCTCGACCAATTTGGGAAGACAAAAGTGCATTTAAATGGGTGTAGTTTTTTTGGTCAACCCGAGCCACCTGGGCCTTGTACTTGCCCTCTTAGACAAGCTTGGGGTAGCCTCGATGCGCTTATTGGTCGCCTTAGAGCTGCTTACGAAGAAAATGGAGGCTCATCAGACACTAACCCATTTGCTAGTGGTGCTATTAGGGTTTATTTGCGAGAAGTCAAAGACTCTCAGTCTAAAGCAAGAGGAATCCCatataagaagaagaagaaaaagaagattccAACTCACACTCATCAACCAG gGGCCTAA